In the Pseudorasbora parva isolate DD20220531a chromosome 23, ASM2467924v1, whole genome shotgun sequence genome, one interval contains:
- the LOC137062518 gene encoding cornifelin homolog B-like codes for MSHSMVVRQPQPVMISSQSDQWGSGVFDCCDDIPECCFAYWCFACFTCIKAKNYGECLCLPLLDFCGCIPPITMSIRVSMRQRYGIKGDMCNDCLLATCCRACVWCQMSREMKARDLQITLVGARNL; via the exons ATGTCACACTCAATGGTAGTCAGGCAGCCACAGCCTGTTATGATCTCTAGTCAGTCTGATCAGTGGGGATCAGGCGTCTTTGACTGCTGTGATGACATACCTGAAT GCTGCTTTGCTTACTGGTGTTTCGCGTGCTTCACGTGCATAAAAGCCAAGAATTACGGTGAGTGCTTATGTCTCCCCCTGCTGGACTTCTGCGGGTGCATCCCACCCATAACCATGTCCATAAGGGTGTCAATGCGCCAGCGTTATGGCATTAAG GGTGATATGTGTAATGACTGCCTGTTGGCCACATGCTGCAGAGCATGCGTTTGGTGTCAGATGTCACGAGAGATGAAGGCACGGGATCTTCAAATCACTCTTGTTGGTGCCAGGAACTTATAA